The following coding sequences are from one Granulicella aggregans window:
- a CDS encoding co-chaperone GroES, whose translation MAASSFTPLHDRILVKRVEEGESIRGGIIIPDSAKEKPQEGKVISVGKGKSNDEGKTFPLDVKAGDSILFGKYSGTEIKLDGEEFLIMREEEVLGILKK comes from the coding sequence ATGGCAGCATCATCATTCACACCGCTTCACGATCGCATCCTGGTAAAGCGCGTTGAAGAGGGCGAGAGCATCCGCGGCGGCATCATCATCCCGGACTCCGCTAAAGAGAAGCCGCAAGAGGGCAAGGTCATCTCCGTCGGCAAGGGCAAGTCCAACGACGAGGGCAAGACCTTCCCGCTCGATGTCAAGGCTGGCGACAGCATCCTCTTCGGCAAGTACTCCGGCACCGAGATCAAGCTCGATGGCGAAGAGTTCCTCATCATGCGCGAAGAAGAAGTCCTCGGCATCCTGAAGAAGTAG
- the groL gene encoding chaperonin GroEL (60 kDa chaperone family; promotes refolding of misfolded polypeptides especially under stressful conditions; forms two stacked rings of heptamers to form a barrel-shaped 14mer; ends can be capped by GroES; misfolded proteins enter the barrel where they are refolded when GroES binds) has protein sequence MAKQILHGEDSRQAILRGVNILADAVKVTLGPKGRNVVIEKKFGSPTITKDGVTVAKEIELGNALENMGAQMVREVASKTSDVAGDGTTTATVLAQAIYREGVKTVAAGANPMALKRGIDKAVEAIIGKRDENGVVVGGALSTFSKPVSGEMIAQVGTISANSDSQIGTIIAEAMKKVGKDGVITVEESRTMETQLDVVEGMQFDRGYLSPYFVTDAERMEAALENPYILIYEKKISSMKDLLPLLEQIARTAKPLVIIAEDVDGEALATLVVNKLRGTLNVAAVKAPGFGDRRKAMLQDIAILTGGKAITEDLGIKLEGVKIEDLGTAKRVTIDKDNTTIVDGGGADDDISGRVKEIRAQVEKTTSDYDREKLQERLAKLVGGVAVIKVGAATETEMKEKKARVEDAMHATRAAVEEGIVPGGGVALIRCTHVVDALIKTLEGDEKIGAAIIRRAIEEPLRMIVSNAGEEGAVVIGKIHDSKDTNFGYNAGTGVYEDLVAAGVIDPTKVTRTALQNASSIAGLMLTTEAMISEIPEKKEAGGGGHNHGGGGMDGMY, from the coding sequence ATGGCAAAGCAAATTCTGCACGGAGAAGATTCCCGCCAGGCGATCCTGCGCGGCGTCAACATCCTGGCCGACGCGGTCAAGGTGACCCTCGGCCCCAAGGGCCGCAACGTCGTCATCGAGAAGAAGTTCGGCTCGCCCACCATCACGAAGGACGGCGTCACCGTCGCCAAGGAGATCGAGCTCGGCAACGCGCTTGAGAACATGGGCGCACAGATGGTCCGCGAAGTGGCTTCGAAGACCTCGGACGTAGCCGGCGACGGCACCACGACCGCAACCGTTCTCGCCCAAGCGATCTACCGCGAAGGCGTGAAGACCGTCGCCGCTGGTGCGAACCCGATGGCGCTGAAGCGCGGCATCGACAAGGCCGTCGAAGCCATCATCGGCAAGCGCGATGAGAACGGCGTTGTCGTTGGCGGAGCCCTCTCCACCTTCTCGAAGCCTGTCTCCGGCGAGATGATCGCCCAGGTTGGCACCATCTCGGCTAACTCTGACTCGCAGATCGGCACCATCATCGCGGAAGCTATGAAGAAGGTCGGCAAGGACGGCGTCATCACGGTTGAAGAGTCCCGCACCATGGAGACCCAACTCGATGTCGTCGAGGGTATGCAGTTCGATCGCGGCTACCTCTCGCCCTACTTCGTCACCGACGCAGAGCGCATGGAAGCTGCCCTCGAGAACCCCTACATTCTCATCTACGAGAAGAAGATCTCTTCGATGAAGGACCTGCTCCCCCTGCTCGAACAGATCGCCCGCACCGCTAAGCCCCTCGTCATCATCGCTGAGGATGTAGACGGCGAAGCGCTCGCGACCCTGGTCGTCAACAAGCTGCGTGGCACGCTCAACGTCGCTGCCGTCAAGGCGCCTGGCTTTGGCGATCGCCGCAAGGCCATGCTGCAGGACATCGCCATCCTCACCGGCGGCAAGGCCATCACCGAAGACCTCGGCATCAAGCTCGAGGGCGTCAAGATCGAAGATCTCGGCACCGCCAAGCGCGTCACCATCGACAAGGACAACACCACCATCGTCGACGGCGGCGGAGCGGACGATGACATCTCCGGTCGTGTGAAGGAGATTCGCGCGCAGGTCGAAAAGACCACCTCTGACTACGATCGCGAGAAGCTCCAGGAGCGTCTTGCCAAGCTGGTTGGCGGCGTTGCTGTCATCAAGGTGGGAGCTGCAACCGAGACCGAGATGAAGGAGAAGAAGGCCCGCGTCGAAGATGCCATGCACGCAACCCGTGCGGCAGTTGAGGAAGGCATCGTCCCCGGCGGCGGCGTAGCGCTCATCCGCTGCACGCACGTTGTTGACGCTCTCATCAAGACGCTTGAAGGCGACGAGAAGATCGGCGCAGCTATCATCCGTCGCGCTATCGAAGAGCCGCTTCGCATGATCGTCTCGAACGCTGGCGAAGAAGGTGCGGTGGTCATCGGCAAGATCCACGATTCGAAGGACACTAACTTCGGCTACAACGCCGGAACCGGCGTCTACGAAGACCTGGTCGCGGCTGGCGTCATCGACCCAACAAAGGTAACGCGCACTGCCCTGCAGAACGCGTCCTCCATCGCAGGCCTGATGCTCACCACCGAAGCCATGATCTCCGAGATCCCCGAGAAGAAGGAAGCGGGCGGCGGCGGTCACAACCACGGCGGCGGCGGCATGGACGGCATGTACTAG
- a CDS encoding DUF3800 domain-containing protein, which yields MLFRAYLDDSSDQKKQAIAVAGAAVGTKNQWKAVTDSWNKRLDADGIEYFKYFQYRAFRGQFFKFRKVDLYPPPKGSHIAGALFQDLQEIISNSGVRGMAHAIPLCSYAAIRKSSDRAASIFPVDPYEAAMQTLMGECADRTQESGEKNRVAFVSDDSNTSRRVLQIYKAFKTMNPDKGKVMKTLFFGDDKLYPQLQVADLMAGLVREICLTARIDQQLHKNIVTFTIWSDEMMIDMLAKRLEWDRANQS from the coding sequence ATGCTATTCAGAGCTTATCTTGATGACAGTTCGGATCAGAAAAAGCAAGCCATAGCTGTGGCTGGGGCCGCTGTGGGCACCAAGAACCAGTGGAAGGCAGTCACCGATTCGTGGAATAAACGACTCGATGCCGATGGAATCGAATACTTCAAGTATTTCCAATATCGCGCATTTAGGGGCCAGTTTTTTAAGTTCAGGAAGGTTGACCTGTACCCTCCCCCAAAGGGCTCCCATATCGCCGGTGCACTTTTTCAAGACCTTCAAGAAATCATCTCAAATTCGGGAGTGAGGGGGATGGCTCATGCTATACCTCTCTGCTCATACGCCGCTATTAGGAAAAGCAGCGACAGGGCTGCCTCCATTTTTCCTGTAGACCCGTATGAGGCGGCAATGCAAACCTTAATGGGAGAGTGCGCCGACAGGACTCAGGAAAGTGGAGAGAAAAACCGGGTTGCCTTTGTTTCCGACGACTCCAATACTTCTAGGCGCGTGTTACAAATCTATAAAGCATTCAAAACAATGAACCCCGATAAAGGGAAAGTAATGAAGACCCTGTTTTTCGGAGACGATAAGCTGTATCCGCAACTTCAGGTGGCAGATCTGATGGCAGGCTTGGTGAGAGAGATTTGCTTGACCGCGCGAATCGACCAACAACTGCACAAGAACATCGTCACTTTCACCATATGGTCAGACGAAATGATGATCGATATGCTCGCCAAACGTCTCGAATGGGATAGAGCTAACCAATCTTAA
- the htpG gene encoding molecular chaperone HtpG, with the protein MANATATKREFQTEVSQLLQLIIHSLYSHPEIFLRELISNSSDALDKLRHLTLTDDAFKSFAFDPRIDLELDEENHTITLSDTGIGMNEEDLVSHLGTIARSGTKNFLAQLSSDAKKDSNLIGQFGVGFYSAFMVADNVEVISRKAGEEQAFKWTSDGKSGFEIEPAERHSQGTTIKLHLNEEGKQYANGWRLQEIVKKYSNHIAFPIFLTYEKSEWNEEEKKSEKKLVTEQVNAASAMWRRSKSELKDEDYKEFYKSISGDWNDPLFWFHTKAEGSLEYTTLFFIPSKAPMDLYNADYRVGVKLYVKRVYIMDDAKELLPQYLRFVRGVIDSEDLPLNVSREILQQNRVLTSIRTASVKKILTELKNASESQPEKYLEFIQQFNRPLKEGLYSDYANRETLLELVRFKSTKAEGLTSLADVKSRMKPEQKAIYYITGGSESLLKSSPLLEIYKKKDIEVLILDDDFDEIVFSGVDKYGEIELKAVNKAATSDDLKDEADADKSETLQPLLDKLKATLGDRVKDVRASVRLADSPSVIVSDEDEPSLQMLQMMRAMGQKDIPAPKPTLEINPDHEIVKKLLARPDDALATDAAWLLLDQALLMEGVQLQDPASFVQRLNRVLSSSI; encoded by the coding sequence ATGGCAAACGCAACCGCTACAAAACGTGAGTTTCAAACCGAAGTCAGCCAACTCCTCCAACTCATCATCCACTCTCTCTACTCGCACCCGGAGATCTTCCTCCGCGAGTTGATCTCGAACTCCTCCGACGCACTCGATAAGCTGCGCCATCTGACGTTGACGGATGACGCCTTCAAGTCGTTCGCGTTCGATCCGCGGATTGACCTGGAGCTTGACGAAGAGAATCACACCATCACATTGAGCGATACCGGCATCGGTATGAACGAGGAAGATCTCGTCTCGCACCTCGGCACGATCGCCCGCTCGGGCACAAAGAACTTTCTCGCGCAGTTATCCTCCGATGCGAAGAAGGACTCGAACCTCATCGGTCAGTTCGGCGTGGGCTTTTATAGCGCCTTCATGGTGGCCGACAACGTCGAGGTGATCTCGCGGAAGGCCGGCGAAGAGCAGGCCTTCAAGTGGACGAGTGACGGCAAGAGCGGCTTCGAGATCGAGCCTGCAGAGCGTCATTCGCAAGGTACGACCATCAAGCTGCACCTGAACGAGGAAGGGAAGCAGTACGCCAATGGCTGGCGGCTGCAGGAGATCGTCAAGAAGTACTCGAACCACATCGCGTTCCCCATCTTCCTGACCTACGAGAAGAGCGAGTGGAACGAGGAAGAGAAGAAGTCCGAAAAGAAACTCGTTACCGAGCAGGTAAACGCCGCGAGCGCCATGTGGCGGCGCAGCAAGAGCGAGTTGAAGGACGAGGACTACAAGGAGTTCTATAAGTCCATCTCTGGCGACTGGAACGATCCGCTCTTCTGGTTCCACACCAAAGCAGAGGGCAGCCTGGAGTACACGACACTCTTCTTCATTCCGTCGAAGGCCCCGATGGATCTTTACAATGCGGACTATCGCGTCGGCGTGAAGCTATATGTGAAGCGCGTCTACATCATGGACGACGCCAAGGAACTGCTGCCGCAGTATCTGCGCTTCGTGCGCGGCGTTATCGACAGCGAAGACCTGCCGCTGAATGTGAGCCGTGAGATTCTGCAGCAGAACCGCGTCCTGACCAGCATTCGAACGGCGAGCGTGAAGAAGATCCTGACCGAGCTGAAGAACGCTTCGGAGTCGCAGCCTGAGAAGTACCTGGAGTTCATCCAGCAGTTCAATCGTCCTCTGAAGGAAGGTCTGTACAGCGACTATGCCAATCGCGAGACGCTGCTGGAGCTTGTCCGTTTCAAGTCCACGAAGGCGGAGGGGTTGACCAGCCTCGCCGATGTGAAGTCTCGGATGAAGCCAGAGCAGAAGGCGATCTATTACATCACTGGCGGGTCAGAGTCACTGCTGAAGTCTTCGCCGCTGTTGGAGATCTACAAGAAGAAGGACATCGAGGTGCTGATCCTCGACGACGACTTCGACGAGATCGTCTTTTCCGGTGTCGACAAGTACGGCGAGATTGAGCTAAAGGCAGTCAACAAGGCCGCAACCAGTGACGACCTGAAAGACGAAGCGGATGCCGATAAATCCGAGACACTGCAGCCGCTGCTCGACAAGCTGAAGGCCACGCTGGGCGATCGCGTAAAGGACGTTCGTGCGTCGGTGCGGCTGGCGGACAGCCCTTCCGTGATCGTGAGCGATGAAGATGAACCTTCCCTCCAGATGCTGCAGATGATGCGAGCGATGGGGCAGAAGGACATTCCCGCGCCGAAGCCTACGCTCGAGATCAATCCCGATCATGAGATCGTGAAGAAGCTGCTGGCTCGGCCGGACGATGCTCTGGCGACCGATGCGGCCTGGCTCCTACTCGACCAGGCTCTGCTGATGGAAGGCGTGCAGTTGCAGGACCCGGCCTCGTTTGTACAGCGGCTGAACCGGGTGTTGAGCAGTTCCATCTAG
- the kdpC gene encoding potassium-transporting ATPase subunit KdpC, producing the protein MRKALITSILYTIVTTILLGIGYPMLVTVIARSAFPKQANGSLIVKSGMVVGSSLIGQPFSGDNYFHSRPSAAGAGYDPTLSGGSNLGPTSKKLVDRIAADTATVQLDHPGVPVPIDLVTTSGSGLDPHISPAAAEYQVARIAKQRKLSEDMVRTLVAKHTTQRTLGLLGEPTVNVLELNLDLDHVNPD; encoded by the coding sequence ATGCGCAAGGCACTTATCACTTCGATTCTCTACACGATCGTCACAACCATCTTGCTGGGTATCGGCTATCCGATGCTGGTGACGGTGATCGCTCGGTCGGCCTTCCCGAAGCAGGCGAACGGAAGCCTGATCGTGAAGAGTGGAATGGTCGTCGGCTCCTCCTTGATTGGGCAGCCCTTTAGCGGCGATAACTACTTCCACAGCCGGCCATCTGCCGCTGGTGCGGGCTATGATCCCACCTTGTCGGGTGGGTCGAACCTTGGCCCGACGAGTAAGAAGCTCGTCGACCGGATCGCCGCTGACACCGCAACTGTGCAGCTTGATCACCCAGGCGTGCCGGTGCCGATCGACCTTGTGACCACATCGGGGTCTGGTCTCGATCCGCACATCTCGCCGGCCGCTGCGGAGTACCAGGTGGCCCGTATTGCGAAGCAGCGCAAGCTGAGCGAAGATATGGTGCGGACCCTTGTAGCGAAGCATACGACGCAACGCACCCTCGGTCTGCTCGGCGAGCCAACGGTCAACGTGCTGGAATTGAACCTCGATCTGGACCATGTAAATCCAGATTGA